The genomic segment GGCAGCGAGTCGCCGACTTCGGGGATGTCGTCCTCGTGGCAGGCCATCTGCCAGACGCGCTTCCAGACCTTCTCGACCTCGAGATCGTGAAACGCGCGCGTGGTGAACTGCGCGACCGGCACGATCGTGACGCCTTCCATGCGCGAGTCGCGCCGGTACGAATCGGGAACCGGCCGCGAGTCCTCCGCGAGCAGCTTGTGGTACTTCTCCTCGATCTGTCTGGGCCCGTAGCTCATCGGAGCGGCTCTCCTGGAGATCGCCATTACACTACTCCCAGTAGATAATCGCGGCAATTCGAGGCAGCGCGCAGCTTCGGTCAGGCTGAGCGGGACTTCGCCCAGTCGAGGCCGCGTCGGAGCAGCTCGTGGTACACGGGAAGCTCCCACGAGCCGCGTTCGACCGTCGGGTAGAAGTCCATGAGCGGCCGCATGTCGTAGTGTCCGCGGCAGTGGCCGAGCGTGAGGTAGAGCACCGCGCCCCGGCCCACCGGGTGCAGGTAGAAGACCGGACGCGCGGCGTCGTCGTTCCACTCGGGCGGGTCGAAGCCGGGCGTCTTGCCGCGAAAGCGCGTCTCGAGCAGCGTCGTCACCGGCCCGTGGAACTCGCTCAGGTAGAGCTCGTCTGTGGCCTCGAAGTCCGAAATCCCCTTCACCAGCGGGTGCGCGGGATCGGAGACGGTGACGCGATAC from the Deltaproteobacteria bacterium genome contains:
- a CDS encoding ThuA domain-containing protein; this encodes MSRPLRAVLVCGGRFHDFDYARIELLKHLAEDARVRTRVLDDWGRTDAWKSCDFLVSYTCDLRPSAEQAEALASFVEDGGRWFALHGTNSILEFDGAKVECPRLAPRFMQTLGSQFLAHPPIAPYRVTVSDPAHPLVKGISDFEATDELYLSEFHGPVTTLLETRFRGKTPGFDPPEWNDDAARPVFYLHPVGRGAVLYLTLGHCRGHYDMRPLMDFYPTVERGSWELPVYHELLRRGLDWAKSRSA